GGTGTCGATCTCGCCGCTCGCGACGAGGGCGCGGAGCTCCTCGACGGTGAGCGGGGGTGTGCGGTCTGCCACGGGATTGCTCCTCCTTCGGCCTGCCGGGAGCCATAAGGTATTGCGGAAGACCATTGCTTGGGAAGTGCTGGAGAAAGGGAAACGAGAACGTGGCCAGTACGAGTGAATCGGCGGACCGGCTGACGCCCGTGCTGCGGCCGGTGCGGGCGGGCAACGGATTCGAGGAGGCCCTGGAGCAGATCCTGCAGGTGGTACGGCTCGGTCTGGTGCCCGGCGGGGAGCGGCTGCCCGCCGAGCGGGAGCTCGCCGACCGGATGGGGATCAGCCGGGTGACCCTGCGCGAGGTCCTCAAGGTCCTCCAGGAGCAGGGGCTCGTGGAGAGCCGGCGCGGCCGGTACGGCGGGACGTTCGTGCTGCCCAGGACGCAGACGGCGGACGAGGACGAGCTGCGCCGCCGGATCGCCACGGTCGACATGGAGGACACCCTGCGCTTCCGTGAGGTCCTGGAGGTGGGGGCCGCCGGGCTCTGCGCGGCCCACGGTCTCGACGCGGCGGGCGCCGAGCGGCTGCGGACGGCCGTGGCGGCGACCCATGACGCCCCGCTGGCCGATTACCGCCGCCAGGACACCCTGCTCCACCTCACGCTCGCGGAGCTCTCCGGCTCGCCGACGCTGACGGCCCAGTACGCCGCCGTCCGCGCGACGGTGAACGACCTGCTGGACTGCATCCCCCTGCTCGTACGCAACCTGGAGCACTCCCAGCACCAGCACACCGCCCTGGTGGAGGCGGTCCTGGACGGGGACGCGGACGCGGCGCGCGAGGTGATGCGGGAGCACTGCGCGGGCACGGCGGCGCTGCTCCGGGGCTTCCTGACGTGACGGGAAGGCGGACCGCGGCGTAACCCGAAAGTAACGCACGGGGGTTGCGCTCCCCCGTCGGCCACCGCAAAGGTATGGCTCCAATCCATTGGGCCCGTTGCGGGGAGCTGACGCTGCCATGACGCTGGAAGACACCACGCCGACGAAGGACGATTACCTGGAACGCCGGGCGTTGCGCCGCGGCAGTGCGGGCTGGCTGCTGCTGACCGGCCTCGGCGTGGCGTACGTCGTGTCCGGGGACTTCTCCGGCTGGAACATCGGCCTGTCGAAGGGCGGCTTCGGCGGACTCGCCGTCGCCACCGTCCTGATGGGCGCGATGTACGCCTGTCTGGTCTTCGCGCTCGCCGAGCTCTCCGCCATCCTGCCCACCGCGGGCGGCGGCTACGGCTTCGCGCGCCGGGCGCTCGGCACCTGGGGCGGCTTCCTCACCGGCACCGCGATCCTCATCGAGTACATCCTGGCCCCCGCCGCGATCTCCCTCTTCATCGGCGACTACGTGGAGTCCCTCGGGCTCTTCGGCCTGGAGTCCGGCTGGCCGGTCTACCTGGTCTGCTTCGCGCTCTTCATCGGCATCCACCTGTGGGGCGTGGGCGAGGCGCTGCGCTTCAGCCTGATCGTCACGGCGATCGCGGTCGCGGCCCTGGTCGTCTTCGCGCTCGGCGCGTTCACCGACTTCCACGTGGACGGCCTCAACGACATCCCGGTCGACGGCGAGGCCCTCGGGTCGAACTCCTGGCTGCCCTTCGGGCTCCTCGGCATCTGGGCAGCGTTCCCCTTCGGCATGTGGTTCTTCCTCGGCGTCGAGGGCGTGCCGCTCGCCGCCGAGGAGGCGAAGGACCCGGTGCGGTCGATGCCGAAGGCACTCGCGATCTCCATGGGCATCCTGGTGCTGCTCGCCGTCATGACCTTCTTCGCCGCCACCGGGGCGCACGGCGCGGCCGCCGTGCAGGAGGCCGGAAACCCGCTGGTCGTGGCGCTCCAGGGCGACGGGGAGCCGACCGCGCTCAGCCGCTTCGTGAACTACGCGGGCCTCGCGGGCCTGGTCGCCTCCTTCTTCTCCCTCATCTACGCCGGCTCGCGCCAGCTCTTCGCCCTCTCCC
This is a stretch of genomic DNA from Streptomyces sp. R44. It encodes these proteins:
- a CDS encoding FadR/GntR family transcriptional regulator, encoding MASTSESADRLTPVLRPVRAGNGFEEALEQILQVVRLGLVPGGERLPAERELADRMGISRVTLREVLKVLQEQGLVESRRGRYGGTFVLPRTQTADEDELRRRIATVDMEDTLRFREVLEVGAAGLCAAHGLDAAGAERLRTAVAATHDAPLADYRRQDTLLHLTLAELSGSPTLTAQYAAVRATVNDLLDCIPLLVRNLEHSQHQHTALVEAVLDGDADAAREVMREHCAGTAALLRGFLT
- the eat gene encoding ethanolamine permease; this translates as MTLEDTTPTKDDYLERRALRRGSAGWLLLTGLGVAYVVSGDFSGWNIGLSKGGFGGLAVATVLMGAMYACLVFALAELSAILPTAGGGYGFARRALGTWGGFLTGTAILIEYILAPAAISLFIGDYVESLGLFGLESGWPVYLVCFALFIGIHLWGVGEALRFSLIVTAIAVAALVVFALGAFTDFHVDGLNDIPVDGEALGSNSWLPFGLLGIWAAFPFGMWFFLGVEGVPLAAEEAKDPVRSMPKALAISMGILVLLAVMTFFAATGAHGAAAVQEAGNPLVVALQGDGEPTALSRFVNYAGLAGLVASFFSLIYAGSRQLFALSRAGYLPRFLSLTSRRKSPYLGLLIPGAIGFALAAWTGNGARMLNIAVFGATISYALMALSHIVLRRREPGLHRPYRTPGGIVTSSVAFVLALSALVATFLVDRTAAFMALGVYVIALAYFAFYSRHHLVASAPEEEFAALAAAEAELERD